One Peromyscus leucopus breed LL Stock chromosome 20, UCI_PerLeu_2.1, whole genome shotgun sequence genomic region harbors:
- the Znf706 gene encoding zinc finger protein 706, producing the protein MARGQQKIQSQQKNAKKQAGQKKKQGHDQKAAAKAALIYTCTVCRTQMPDPKTFKQHFESKHPKTPLPPELADVQA; encoded by the exons atggCTCGTGGACAGCAGAAGATTCAGTCTCAGCAGAAGAATGCCAAAAAGCAGGCTggacaaaagaagaaacaaggacATGACCAAAAGGCTGCTGCCAAAGCTGCCTTGATATATACCTGCACAGTCTGTAGG ACACAAATGCCAGACCCCAAGACCTTCAAGCAGCACTTTGAGAGCAAGCACCCTAAGACTCCACTTCCTCCAGAATTGGCTGATGTTCAGGCGTAA